The Aestuariibius sp. HNIBRBA575 nucleotide sequence ATCTTGATTTTGTAGAAAATCCGACGCAACGCCGCTTTGTCGAAGATTTCGTTCGGGTGGAAGTTGGTCGAAAAAATCACCAACGTATCAAACGGAACTTCGAATTTTTCACCGGATTGCAGGGCCAGAATATCGCGGCTTTCTTCCAGCGGAACAATCCAGCGGTTGACCAGCGCCTGTGGCGGCTCGGCCTGACGTCCAAGGTCATCCACGATAAACACGCCGCCCGAGGATTTTAGCTGCAACGGGGCCTGATAGGTCCGCGCAGTGGGGTTATAAACCAGATCCAACATCGATAGGGACAATTCACCACCGGTGATCACGGTTGGGCGTTCGCAACGCACGTAACGTGTGTCAAATCGGCCCGATGTGCGACGCAGGGAGTTTGGGTCATCCACGTCGTCCTCTGCCGAAGTGTGCACAATCGGGTCATAAACGGTGATCACCTGACCAGAATATTCGATGGCGCGTGGGATATAAATTTTGTCCCCCAGCGCGTCGCGAATCCCGTTTGAGATTGACGATTTACCATTCCCCGGAGGGCCATACATCAGGATCGAACGACCCGCGCCAACCGCTGGCCCCAATTGGTCCAGCAGGGTCGGGGGCAGGATCAGATGGCCCATCGCATTGGTCAGCTGACCACGGGAAACCATAATGTTGCGGATCGATTGGCGTTTAACCTGTTCGCGGTACACATCCAGCGGCACGGGCATCGCCCCGAAATATTCCGACTGCGCCAGCGCATCCAGCGCGCGCGCTTTGCCGTTATCCGTCAGCTGATAGCCCATTTCATTGCTGGTCGCGGCGGCCGACATGGTGCCCATCGCTTCTACCAATTGCTGGGTGCGGCTGAGATCGATCAGTTCCTGCGTCACCGGAACGGGCAGGCAAATGGCCCGCGCCAGCGCGGTCACCATCGTCAGGTTTTTGCGGAACATGGTTTTCAACAGAATGTCGCGCATCATCACAACGGGCAATTGCATGGCCTCCAGCGATTTTGGCGCGGGCGGTGCAATCACATTTGAAACTTGCATATTCATCGGTCTTGGCCTCGGTTTGCTCGTCCTATTTGTGGCCTTTGCGCCGCGTCGTTAACCATTTGGGAACACACACAGCACAGGCTTTGCTTTTGGTGTTTTGCCAGCCTAATGTGGCCACAAATGGGCAAACCATTGCAAAGAGGCAGACATGAACAGTTCAAACGCGGCAAGATTGCCGCTTTTCATCGGGATTCTGATCGTTTTGATGGGCGCCGTTGCCCTGATGAAGGGTGGGTTGCTCATTGGGAAACACGAAGGTGACACGCTGCATCTGATGCAGATCGTGTTTCGAATGTCGACCGGACAGGTGCCGCATATTGATTTCATGACACCGATTGGGGCCTTGGCCTTTGCGCCGATTGTTTTCTTTGTGAAACAAGGGTTTGGGATCGGCATTTCGGTGATCTATGCGCAAATCCTGATGGCCGTTTTGATCGCGCCGATTGTGTGGCATGTGGCCCGCACCCGGTTCAATCAAACGCTGGGGCTGCTGTTTGCGTTGGTGATTATGGTGATGATGCTGGCGCTGGTGCACGGCGAAAGCGAACGCGCGATTTCGATTTCGATGCATTACAATCGCTGGGCTTGGTCG carries:
- a CDS encoding ATPase; its protein translation is MNMQVSNVIAPPAPKSLEAMQLPVVMMRDILLKTMFRKNLTMVTALARAICLPVPVTQELIDLSRTQQLVEAMGTMSAAATSNEMGYQLTDNGKARALDALAQSEYFGAMPVPLDVYREQVKRQSIRNIMVSRGQLTNAMGHLILPPTLLDQLGPAVGAGRSILMYGPPGNGKSSISNGIRDALGDKIYIPRAIEYSGQVITVYDPIVHTSAEDDVDDPNSLRRTSGRFDTRYVRCERPTVITGGELSLSMLDLVYNPTARTYQAPLQLKSSGGVFIVDDLGRQAEPPQALVNRWIVPLEESRDILALQSGEKFEVPFDTLVIFSTNFHPNEIFDKAALRRIFYKIKIDGPDQEDFLKIFALVARKKKMPLDEAALIHLLNNKYPEIDNIYANYQPVFLIDQMISICEFEGIPNQMTPELIDRAWENMFVKEEEIVH